In Salvelinus alpinus chromosome 36, SLU_Salpinus.1, whole genome shotgun sequence, the genomic stretch GGGGTCAAGTAGGATGTGACGTTATTCATACGAAATCATTCCAATACAACCGGAATGCATGTAAATCTCATCATTTGATTATAACAATGAAAGAAAAACACtttataaatacaaataaaatataagCTTAGTACATAGTACTTGGTTGTATATAAGAAACCGACTGTCTCTTCATTTAAAAGTCTCATGCCACTCTAAATCTAGTTTTGTATTTCAACCTGGATAGAACATGATAGAATTCAGCCTATCAATCTTATAAATACTTATTTGGTTTGTATCTTGTAACAGTTCCGAATCCCAGAGTATTCATGGAATGATTCCCCCTCTTCATTTGTTGCTGTTGAGGAAAATGAAAGATTACGTTATTACAATATAATTGCCCATGTGAAGTTGATTCACAACTTTTTGTAAAGCTAGACAAGAAAATTCCGAAAGCTCAGGATAATAAAAGATGAAAGAAAATGGCACTTGAACCTAGACATATTTCTGTCAGGTGAAGCAAGTCATACTCTGCtgtatttatgatgtaattttgtcCAATCAAACTCTTTGTTAAAAGACAGTCATCCTATCTGTGTTGTTTTACCCGGTCGGTTTACATCCTTAGGTTGTACAAGTTTATATAGTACTTACTTGGCCAGCATCTTCTCAATGACCCTCTTGACCCAAGGAGCGCTGGCATCCAGACAAATCTCCTGACCACTCATGCTCAGAGTGGCACtgcaggacagacacacagcacagtcAGACAATCATGAAACCTGGTAATAACTACATTTTAGTGTCAGCATTAGCTAGTGAAATTGGATGGTAGTCAGGGAGTAGAACTGATTAATTGAAGTTATATATTTTTGAAATGAACGTTATATAGTAACCACATTTAATGTCAACATCATATAataaccatattttacagtaagcATTTGCCAGTGTAATAGGACTATAATCAGGAAGCAGCAGGactcacatgatctcagtgtctCTGCAGTGCGAGCTGGGAGGGAACATCTCCACCTTCTTAATGAGTCTACCAATTCGTCTGCTTTCCGTCTCAATGCAGCGACATCGCAGGTCAGCCCCCACGCCTCTCAGACTCATCCCTGTTAGAGGTAAGAGGTCAAGGGTCAGGGGTAGAAAGAATACACAGGCATCCACCGTGATGACaaacacacttttttagttaaagagagggaaagagagagaatcaTCCAAGCATgactaagttgctctggataaaagtgtgtgttaaatggcatatatacagtatatatttcatatatatagagagagagatggagatttaTTTGTATGTAcaataagatacagtatataaaggTAAATAATAATCCTACTGCTCATAACCATGTCCATTGGTGTCAATGCATTGAGTCAGAGTGATGTAGGTAATAATATAAACTCACCCTCAGTAATGGTCAGGAGGGCCAGGAGCACAACGACAAGGCTGGCTGACATTCTGATGCTCATCTTGGAGTTACAGATGATCCTACTAGAAATCCTCTAACAAAGTCTAATGGTGTTATCTAGCTGGTAACAGATACTGTTATATCTTTCTCTTATTTTCAGTCCGGTTGCgagttctctttctttctcttcttcctTCTCTGTCTGTGGCGAGTTTGAATCTGCCGCTATGAGAAGAGAGCCGCTTTGTCTGCCACTGTGGGGAGAGAGCTGTTTTAAAGCCGAGTTCTGGAAGTGAGTCATTGTGGCATGTTTGATTGTGGTAGGGAAATTCTTTGTAAGATTGTGAAATCGGGGATTTGGCTGACTGAGCGCTGATTGAGGTAGGGAATTTCTCCCTTTAACTCATGAGTGACAGCAAGACACATTGACttgataccggtaccccctgtatataacctcattattgttattttattgtgttactttttatagattttatttttaactttagtttatttagtaaatatttagtaaatattttcttaactctattttcttaaaactgcactgttggttaagcgcttgtaagtaagcattactacacctgttgtattcggcgcatgtgacaaattaaatttgatttgattttgatttatcaACAGCTTTCTCATGGAAAAACCTCTGGCACATCATACAGATGGAAAAATGCCAAATGAAAGTGTCATGAAATTTTATGAAATGCTTGAGTTTTGAATGCATTGATGATTCTTTACTAACCAGATGTTTTCTTTACTAACCAGATGTTTTCTTTACTAACCAAATGTTTTCTTTACTAACCAGATGTTTTCTTTACTAACCAGATGTTTTCTTTACTAACCAGATGTTTTCTTTACTAACCAGATGTTTTCTTTACTAACCAGAGTAAAGTGCACAGCGCTATATTGCTCATTGACAACTATGTATTAACACATTTAAGATGAGTACATTGGAATCCTAACTGACATCGACTAATGGAACATTTCTAATGCGACCTAGCTGTGGAAAAACAGCTGAAATATGCGTATTGTGTCACAAGACATTCGTCACACAGGATGGAACGTTTCAACAAAGAATCATCATCGCCAGTGATTAGGCTCACCGGATCACCAAACTTCTGAACCTAACTATGATATGAGGGCCAGTAGTTTTCCCTGACAGCCTGGGCACAGACCCTATTTATTTTATTCTACCATTGAAAGGggcatgatatactgtatgttcgtTCACCTACTGTATGATGGGGAGTTTCAATGAAAGACAGTAGGGG encodes the following:
- the LOC139565233 gene encoding interleukin-8-like — its product is MSIRMSASLVVVLLALLTITEGMSLRGVGADLRCRCIETESRRIGRLIKKVEMFPPSSHCRDTEIIATLSMSGQEICLDASAPWVKRVIEKMLANNK